One window of the Pyrus communis chromosome 17, drPyrComm1.1, whole genome shotgun sequence genome contains the following:
- the LOC137722221 gene encoding GCN5-related N-acetyltransferase 1, chloroplastic-like: MIAPLPCLHLRSTATASTPSQNLTMLRRSLTTNQYSISDQDLDTRGFNLHRTIAELNLDHLNKVFVGVGFPKQDPDKIQTALLWMENRKTKWLVAFVRAMGDSVFNRSLASYEVS; encoded by the coding sequence ATGATCGCTCCCCTCCCCTGTCTCCACCTCAGAAGCACCGCCACCGCTTCCACTCCCTCGCAAAACCTCACCATGTTGCGCCGCTCCCTAACTACCAACCAATACTCAATCTCTGACCAAGACCTCGACACCCGGGGCTTCAACCTTCACCGCACGATCGCGGAGCTCAACCTGGACCACCTCAACAAGGTGTTCGTGGGCGTCGGGTTTCCGAAGCAGGACCCGGACAAGATCCAGACGGCACTGTTGTGGATGGAGAATAGGAAAACGAAGTGGCTTGTGGCATTTGTGAGGGCAATGGGAGACAGCGTGTTCAACAGAAGCCTGGCGTCAT